In the Blattabacterium sp. (Blattella germanica) str. Bge genome, ACGAATAGCTTCAATTGTTTGAGTTATATTGTTTACAACTCCTCTATGCACACCTATACTTTTAGATCTCCCTATGCCTAAGATCTCAATTTTATTATATTCATTTCTCCTTCCTACCATAGCTACAATCTTTGTGGTCCCCACATCAAGACCTATAGCTATATCTTGATATTCCATAGACTTATCTTTTTTTTGCGACTACTTGGTCTTTATATTGCAAATCAATACTTTTATATTGATTAATATCTATTTTATTTAGGTACTGCTTATAAAATGCTTTTAATTTATTCAATTTATTTTTAAAATTCTTGATATTTCCTAATATAATATGATGATTTCCTATTTTTGGAATTAAAATAAATAAGTTATGATCATTTTTTTTGATGCTAATAATTTGATTTTTGAGTAGTTCATCAGAGTTTATAAATTGGACCAAGTCCGCTAAATATTTATTTTCTTTTTTTGAAAAAATCCCTTTTGCTAAAATAACTTTTGACGAATAAAAAGGAGAAAGTTCTAAATTTTCTGCATCTTTGGTCAGATAATATTCTTGATTTCCATTTTTTATTCTTAAAATGGGTTCCTTCTGCCAAACTTGAATATTCAGGGTTCCATCTACACTCAGAAACACTTCAGATCTTTTTATAAAAGGATAATTATTTAATTTTTTTCCATTATCAATATACATAATTGACCGATTTTTTTTTTCAATTTTTTCTACTTTAGAAAATAGAATATTTTTAATGATTTCTTCATTTACAAAATGATCTTTGGATAAGGGATCAATAACGATATTGAATTGTTTGAAATTTCTGTTTTTATGTATTTTTTGAGAAAAATAAAAAAGCGATACCATACAAATTATATATAATAATAAAATCAGGATAAAGAATTTATTTTTCATTTATCCATATCGTTTATACAACCATTTTTTTATAGGAATGATTAAGGTATCTATATCCCCAGCACCTATTGTTAGAATAATATCAAAATGTTTTTCTTTGATTTTTTCTAAAACTTTGGATAAAGTAGATATTTCTTTATTTTTAGAACTCATTTTTATTTTTTCTAATAAATTATTGGAATTAATTCCTTTCATGGGAAGTTCTCTAGCTGGATAAATGTCTAATAATATTAAAATGTCAAGATGTTCTAAACTTTTTGCAAAAGATTCTTCAAAAAATTTAGTTCGACTAAACAAATGAGGTTGAAAAATACCCAATATTTTTTTATTTGGAAAACACTCTTTAACAGTATGAATCAAAGCATTTATTTCTGTAGGATGATGTGCATAATCATCTATATATATTTTTTTTTTAGATAGATAATGTATGGAATATCTTCTTTTGATTCCTTGAAATAAAAACAAAGCTTTTCTTACTTTTTCTTGATTAATTTTTAGATAATCAGATATAGACAATGCTGCTGTTACGTTTTTTAAATTGTGTATTCCTGGAATAGGTAAAGGCAAAGATTTCCATGTTTCTGTAGGAGTATGAAAATCAAAATACCATTCATTTCCTTTTATAGAAAGATGATTTGAATAATAACTTTCTTTTTTTATCACTGAATAATATATAGCGTTTTTTAATGGAAAAGACTCTTCTTTACAAAGAAAAATTTTTTTATATGGTTTTTTGATTCTGTTTAAAAAAGCTATATAAGCCTTTTTTAAAGTTTCTTTTTTTGGATAAGTATCCACATGATCCTGATCGAAAGACGTCACACATGCAATATTAGGAGATAAATATAAAAAAGAACGATCAAATTCGTCTGCTTCAACCAAAAAAATTTTGGTTCCATTCAATATGATATTAGATTTATAATTTTCAGATATTCCTCCTAAAAAAGCCGTTACAGAAATTCCTGCACTATATAAAATATGTCCTAGCAAGGTACAAGTCGTTGTTTTTCCATGTGTTCCTCCTATGGCTATACAAATTTGATTTTCTGTAATCAAGGACAATACTTGAGAACGTTTTTTAATATTTTTCCCATATTTTCTTAAATAGATCCATTGTTTATGATGATTTTGAATTGCTGGAGTATACACAATCAAACATTTTTGAGACAATACCCATTTAGGTAACATTTCTATACAATCATAATAATTGATGGATATTCCCTCTTTTTCTAATTGTTGAGTCAAACTAGTTCTAATTCTATCATGACCACAAACTGTTTTTCCCATAAAATGAAAATATCTAGCAAGGGAACTCATCCCCATTCCTCCTATTCCTAGAAAATAAAAAAAATCAACTTGGTTTAAGTTCATAAAATAATTTGTAAAATCTCATTGACAATATCATTTGTAGCTCTAGGTTTTCCTAATTGCAGAATATTTTGACTCATTTTTTTTTTCATTCTGGAATCATTAACTAATTGTATAGTTGAATCCACTAATCTTTGCTCTATCTCTTCATTTTTAATAATTAAAGCCGCCTCTTTTTCTTCTAATATTCTAGCATTTTTATTTTGATGATCATCGGAAGACCAAGGGAAAGGAATTAATATGTATGGTTTTCCTATTAAACATATTTCTGATATAGTTAAAGCTCCAGCTCTAGACACGATGATATCTGCAGCAGCATAACATATCGGGATGTTTTCAATAAAATCCATTAAAATAAAATTTGAATGATGAGACATTTTATTTTTTTTCATTCTATGAATATCTAATTTACCAACTTGCCAAATAAGTTGCATATCTAATTCTATTAGCTTTTTTAAACCTTTTATCCAAGCATTATTCATACTATTGGAACCTTGGCTTCCCCCTATAGATAAAATAATAGGTCTTTCCACCTTTAATCCTAAGTGAATACAAGCTTTTTTTTTACTAGGTAATTGGAACATTTCAGATCTAACTGGATTTCCAGTTATTATGGTTTTTTCTTTTGGAAAATATTTCTTTGCTTGCTCATAAGCAACACATACTTTATGTGCATAACGAGAAAATATTCTATTAGTTAATCCAGGAAAAGAATTTTGTTCTTGAATGAGAATAGGGATTTTATTTTTTTTGGCTGCATATAAAGTAGGAAAACTTACAAATCCTCCTGTTCCAATAACTATGTCTGGAGAAAATTTTTTGATAATTTTATTTACCAAGAAAAAACTATATATCAATTGTATAGATAAAATGAAGCCTTCTATAGAAAAAAATTTATCTTTTCCTCCTGAAATACAAATTCCTTCTATAGAATATCCAAACTTAGGAATTTCTTTCATTTCCATATGCTTTTTAGATCCAATAAATAAAATATTGGTTCCTGGAATTTTTTTTTTCAGTTCGTCTGCAATAGCTATTCCCGGATATATATGTCCACCAGTCCCTCCACTTCCAATAATTATTCTAGGTGAAATATTATTGTTCATGATGAATTATAATTATTATAATTTGTTTTATTTACTAAATTATTAGTATGAGTTGAATCCTCATATATGATTCTACTAACACTTAATATGATCCCAAAACTAAAAAAAGTAACCCACATGGAAGTTCCTCCAGCACTAATTAATGGTAAAGTTTGTCCTGTTACTGGAAATAAACCAACAGCTATTCCCATATTGATGAGTGCTTGATTAATAATAGGAAAACCAACAGCTAATACCAACAAAGAGCAAAAATAATTTTTTACCTTCGTAGCTATTACCATAATTCTAAGCAAAATTAGAAGATAAATAAATAAAAGGATTATTCCTCCAACAGATCCATATTCTTCTATTATAATAGCATAAATGAAATCAGAAGAAGATTGTGGAAGAAAAGCTTTTAAAACACTTTTACCAGGTCCACGACCAAATTTCTTTCCTAAAACAATAGCTGTTTTAGATTGTTTCATTTGATAACTTTCTTCAGATTCATGATCCAAAAATTTTTCTATACGACTTTTCCATGTATAAACCCTATTCATAGGATTTTTATCTCCCCATTTTATGACAGAGTAAATATAGATTCCTGCAAATAGAATCCCCATCAATAAAACTCCCATAACACCTGTTAATGGATATCCTCCTATAAAAAGCAAAATTAAAACGGAAATAAAAACAATAACTGCAGTAGAACCATTAGCGGGGAAAATCAGTCCAATAATAAAAAACATAGGAAACAATAAGGAAAAAAAAGAGTTGATAAAATTGATACGTTCTGTCTTTTTTTTAGCCAAATATCTAGCACAATAAATAAAAAGAACTAATCCAGCAATACTGGAAGTTTGAAAAGATATATTAATAATGGGAATATGTAACCACCGAGAAGCATTGACTCCATCCAATTCTTTTTCTTGACTAATAGTAAAAACTAATAAAATGAACACTACAGGCATAGAAAATATAGACATACGGTAAAAATATTTATAGTCTATAAATTGAGTGAAAAAAAGAATGCAAAATCCAACTAAGAGAAAAAGAGCATGTTTGAACAAATAACTAAAAACTGTATTTGTTCCTCCATATGTAGTGACTAAATTTGTACTAGCGGAATATACTGGTAAAAAAGAAAATATAGCTAATAAAGAGATAAAGGCCCATAAATATCTATCTCCTTTCAGATAACTGTTGAAAAAATCTCTATTTTTCTCATATTCTTTCATAAAAAAGTTTTTTGACTTCTTTTTTAAATTGATTTCCTCTTTCCTTATAATCTTTAAAAAGATCAAAACTAGAACAAGCAGGAGATAACAAAATATTATCTCCATGAGAAGACAATATGTAAGCCATATAAACAGCTTTTTGAATACTTTTTGTTTCCAAAATAATATCAATAATATCTTTAAAAAAATTATAAATTTTTTCATTATTTATTCCCAAACAAATTATAGCTTTCACTTTTTTTTGAACCAAGGGAATTAATTCTATATAATTGTTTCCTTTATCTTTTCCTCCAGCTATCCATATAATAGGTCCATTCATACTTTTGAATGCAGAAAACACGGCATGAACATTCGTGGCTTTAGAATCGTTAATGAATTGAACTCCATTTATACTGAGTATTTTTTCCATACGATGTTCTATAGGTTTTAATTTTAATATTGTAGAAACTATTGATTTTTTTTTGACGTTGAATATTTCGGAGATCATTAATGAAGCCATAATATTATATAGATTATGATCTCCTATTAAAGGAATATCTTTCACATTAAAAAAACATATTTCCTGATTTTTTTGATTTCGAATAAATATTTTGTTATTTTTTATGTAAGCACCAATATGTAATTCTTCTTTTATAGAAAAAGGAATACAGTGAGAAAAAATAGGATACTTTTTTAATCCTTTTCTTATGAGAGGATCATCATGATTATAAATGAAAATATCTTCTTTTTTTTGCAAAGTTGCTATTTTAAATTTGGAATGCATGTAACTTTCTATATCATCATATCTATCTAAATGATCTTCTGTAATATTTAACAAAACTGCAATATTTGATCTAAATATTTGACAATCATCTAATTGAAAACTACTGACTTCTAATACATAAACGTCTTTTTTTTTTATAACTTCTTTAGAAAAACTACGTCCAATATTTCCTGCGATTCCGACATCAATTCCTTCTCTTTTAAGGATTTTATAAATTATGGAACTTGTCGTTGTTTTTCCATTACTTCCTGTTATACTTATAATATAGGAGTGGTCTAGATAACTTTTTCCGAATTCTAATTCGGATTGAATAGGAATTCCCAAAAAATTAATTCTTTTTATAAAAGAGTTTTTTCTAGAAATTCCAGGACTTTTTATGATTTTTATAGCTTTTTGAGTTATTATGCTTTCTGTATGTCCTTGATCTTCAAAAGAAATTTTATTTTTTATTAAAATTTTTTTGTATTTATTTAAAATAATTCCTGAATCAGACAAAAATATTTTTAATCCATTTTTTTTGGCTAATAAAGCAGCTCCTACCCCACTTTCTCCTCCACCCAATACTACTATGAGTTTTTTTTTCATTGTTATTTATATAATTAATAAAATCAATACCAACATAGAAAGCATCATTTGTATGATGATAAAACGATTGAAAATTTTATTTTCATGATATCCTAATTTTTGAAAATGATGATGCAAAGGAGCCATGAGAAAAATTCTTTTTCCTATACCATATTTTTTTTTAGAATATCTAAAATACAATACTTGTATTATGACAGAAATATTTTCTATAAAAAAAATTCCACATAAAATAGGTAATATCAATTCTTTCCTATTTATAATAGCTAGAGTCGCTATAACTCCTCCTAAAGTCAAGCTACCAGTATCTCCCATGAAAATTTGAGCTGGATAGGTATTGTACCAAAGAAAGCTTATTAAAGCTCCTAAAAAAGAAAAAGAAAATATGAGGATTTCATCTAAATGAGGAATATATATAAAATGAAGATGAGATGAATATATTTTATTACTGGATATGATAGATAATAAAGATAAAGTAGCAAAAATAATAGAGGAAATTCCAGCTGTCAATCCGTCTATTCCATCGGTTAGATTCGCTCCGTTGGATAAAAATGTCATAATTAAAATCACTATAGGGATAAAAACGATCCATGTATATTTTTTCCATTTTTTATTATACCAGCTTAAAAGATAAGCATAATCAAATTCATTTTTATGACTAGAAAAAATGGGAATAGGAATAGTGGTCTTGAATCCATGTTCTTTTTTTTCCAATAAATTGGAATCTATTTTTTGAATAGAAACATTTGTATTAAAAAAATACATAGTGCTTCCAATTAAAAGCCCTAATAGAATCTGACCTAATATTTTTCCCATTATACTAAGTCCTTTTTTGTTATATTTTATTTTAATGTAATCATCTAAAAATCCAAGAAACCCCATATGTAACATTGTGATAATCAAAATAATTACATATATATTCTTCAAAGAAGAGAAAAGAATTGTAGGAATTAATGTGGAAAATATCATTACAATTCCTCCCATCGTTGGAATTCCTTCTTTTTCTTTTTGTCCAATAAGTCCAAGATTTCGTATATGTTCTCCTATGCTATTTTTTTTTCTATGATTCCAACATATAATCTTTTTATAAAAAACCAAACGCTATACAAAACGACAAAAAAAAAGCTATTACAGCTCTTAAAAAAACAGAAACAGAATTTATCAAAGAAATAAAAATTAAGTATTTTAATAAACAAGCAATCATCATATTATTTCATTTCACTTTTCACACAACATCTCAACTGATCATAAGTTTTTAATAAATATTGAGCTATTTTCATGTCATTAAAAGGAAAACGTATTCCTTTGATTTCTTGATAAGTTTCATGACCCTTTCCAGCAATCAGAATGATATCTTTTTTTTTCGCAATTTGAATTGCCGTTTCAATAGCTTTTTTTCGGTTGACAAAAGTTAAAATCGATTCTTTATCTTTATAGATAGAGGATTTAAAATTTTTCATATCAACTAATATTTTTTCCCTATCTTCTTCTCTAGGGTTATCGGATGTGAAAATAGAAACATCACATGTTTCATAAACAATTTTTCCCATTAAAGAACGTTTTTTTATATCTCTATTTCCTCCACAACCTATAACACAAATTAATTTTCCATCATCGTTTTTTATTTTTTTAAGGGTATTTAAAACAGTTTTTAATCCATCTGGATTATGAGCATAATCTACAATAACACGAATTCCTGAATTCGATATAAATTGTTCAAAACGTCCTCTGATAGGTTTTATATTTTTTATTTTTTTTAGAATATTGTCTTTCTTTTTTCCTAACAAAATGGCTGTAGCGTAGCCAGCTAATAGATTATAAACATTAAATGTTCCGATTAATTTAGTAAAAATTTTATGACCATCAATAAGCAATTGACTTCCATGAATGCTTTCTTTCAAAATTTGAATTTTGAAATTTGCATTTTTTTTCAAACCGTAAAAATAGGTTTTAGATAAAATATCTTTTATGATTTTATACGAATTTTCATCGTCGGAATTAATTAATGCAAAAGCTTTCTTAGATAAATTTTCAAAAAAAAACTTTTTAGTAGATAGATAATGATCAAAAGATTCATGATAATCTAAGTGATCATGTGTTATATTAGTAAAAACACCTCCTTGAAATAATAATCCGGCAATTCTTTTTTGATGGATTCCATGTGAACTGACTTCCATAAAAGCATATTTGCATCCTTTACGAATTGATAGATTTAAATATTTATTGATTTCAATAATATTTGGAGTTGTATGTGTTGTCGGATATTTTTTAGATAATATTTGGATCCCCATGGTAGAAATAAGAATATTTTTTTCTCCCATTTTAGAAAATAACTGATGAAGTATTGTAGCTACAGAAGTTTTTCCATTTGTCCCTGTAATTCCTATTAATTTTATCTTTTTTGTAGGATGATCATAAAAATTGGAAGATATAATTCCTAAAGCATTCATGGAATCTGGAACAAGAACGTAGGTAATCTTTTTATGAATAGAAGAAGGAATTTTTTCACAAACTATAGTATGAGCTCCGTTTTGTATAGCATTTGTAATAAATTCATGGCCATCTGTTGTTTTCCCTTTTTTGGCCACAAAAATCATATTTTTTTGTATGATTTTGGAATACATAGAAATTCTTTCTATCAATTTAGAAGTATTTTTTCCTACTATTTTTAACACATCTACTTTTTTTAGAATATCCTTTAATCTCTTTTTCATTCTTCTAGTTTAAGAAATATAATCTGATTTCTTTTCAATTTATTTCCTGGTTGAATAGACTGATGAACCACTTTTCCGATTCCTTGATATTGAATATGAAAACCCCTATTTTCTAGGATAGGTATAATTTCTTTTCCAGGAGTGGATATGACATTAGGCATAATCCATTTTTCAACAAAAAAATTTTTAGACTCTTTAATCTTTTTAAGTAAATTTTCTTGATTTTCTTTTTTTTTGCAAAATGTTTTTTTTTCTATTTTTGGATAAATAGATTTAGCTATTTTATCAAATACAGGAACTGCTACTTCAATTCCGTAATATCCTTTTTCTGGTTTTGAAATGACTACAATACAAGAATATTTTGGATTTTTAGCGGGAAAGTATCCTACGAAAGAACTATTGTAAGACAAAGGTTTTCCTTTGATCCAGTAGTTTAACTGTGTTGTGCCAGTTTTTCCTGCATAAGGATATTCTGGATTGTAATATTTTTTAGCTGTTCCATTTTTTACGACTCCTTCCAACATATTTTGAATTTTGATGAGAGAAGATTTTTCAGCTATAGAAGGATTCATTATAATAGGTTTTGTATATTTTTTGATACTTTTTCCATGATGTTTGATTTCTCTGATAAATAAAGGTTTAATCATTTTTCCTTGATTGGCTATAGCATTGTAAAAAGTGAGTATTTGTAAAGGAGTTAGTTTGATATTATATCCAAAAGTCATCCATGGTAATGTAATGCTACTCCAATTCTTTTTTCCAGGTTTTGGAATGAAAGGCATACTTTCACCTGGAATCTCTATCCCTATTTTTCTATCTAATTTCCATTTACATAAGTGTCCTATGAATTGTTCTGGATTTTTTTTATAATTCTCATAAATAATTTTTGCTATTCCTACATTTGAAGATAATTCCAAAATTTGTTTTGGATTCATTTCTGCATATCCATTGTAGTGACTATCACGTATTTTTTTTCCTCTTAATTTCATGACTCCTCCTTTTATATTCACTATCATATCAAGATCTATTTTTTTATCTTCTAGAGCAGCAAGAATTGCCATGGTTTTAAACGTGGAGCCTGGTTCACTTCCTTCCCATACTGCAAAATTTCTTAAATCTTCGTAAGTATTTTTTTTGGTTTTTTCTAGATTAATCATAGCAGGGATTTCTCCACTTTTTACATCCATAAGAATAACACATCCATGATCTGCTTTTGATATAGATAATTCTTGAAGTAATGCATGGTAAGCTATATCTTGCAAATATATATCGATAGTCGAATAAACATCTTTTCCATCTTCTGGATCGATTTCATTTCCTGATTTTAATGGTTTCCATATTTTAGAACTGATACGTTGTTCTAATCTCTTTCCATCTTTTCCTTTTAAATATTTGCTAAAGGCTCCTTCTAGTCCTACTTTCCCTCTATGATCATCATACCCTAATGTTCTTTTTCCAATATTTTCTAATGTATGAATTCTGCATATTTTTTTTTCTACAATAAACCCACCCTTGATTTGTCCTTTATTAAAAATAGGAAGATTTCGTAATATTTTGAAATGTGGATAATCTAAATTTTTTGCTAACAAAAAATATCTATTCCCTTTTTTTTTCATACTGAAATTTTTTATAGAAAAAAATTTTGGTTTTTTAAACAAAGATTCCAATGAGTTACATAAAGAATAAATATTCTCTTGAAATAACTTTTCAGATATGGATCTAAAATCAATGTGAATATCATATCTTATGACAGACATAGCTAGAATACTACTATCTGATGCATAAATGTTTCCACGTTTAGCTTTAATTAAATTGGTTCTAATCGTTTTTTCTATAACAGATTTTTTGTATCTTTCTGAATAATTTTGAATATAGAACAAATTGAAAATAATTAATGCTGCAATAAAGATGAATAAAAAACCAATTAAGTAAGATTTATATAATAAAATATATCTTTTTCGTTTCATTCTTTATTTTCTTGTATCCATCTCTTTTTCTTGTTAATCTTCTAAGATTAATTCATACGGAGGAACCTCTAAATGTTTTAATCCATTGACATGAACTAGTTTTTTTCTAAGGAAAGAAGCTAATTGCATTTTCATACATTTACTATGTACATCTGCATATTCAGATTTCAATTCTTTAATTTCTTCACTAATTTGAGTTATTTTTCTAATTTTTCTATCCATCATATGTGAACTTGTAATGCTTATTAAAGATAGTACAGTCAGAAAAACAATGAAATTCCAACTACGGTAGGCATCTTCTTTAACTAAAAACTTTCCTTTCAGGATATCTTTGATATTTGTTTTCATGTTTTTTTTCATTTTCATTTTATTTGAATAATTTAATGATTAAACTTTTTCCGCTATTCTTAACCTAGCACTTCTAGATCTTGGATTTCTTATAATCTCCTGAAAGCTTGGTTTGATAACTTTTTTATGTATCATTCTGAATGGAAGAGTTTTGAAATTCATTTTTTTTATTAAAAATTCCTCTTTTAAAAAATATTTTGTGATTCTATCTTCAATAGAATGATATGAAATTACAGCTATTCTACCACCTGGTAGGATAATTTTAGAAGATTCTAATAAAAAATCCTTTAAAATATTTATTTCATTATTCACTTCTATTCGTATTGATTGAAAAAGTCTAGCAAGAAATCTTTTTCTTTTTTTGAAAGATCCATGAATAAAAAAAAGATTGCTTAAATCCAAAGTATTAGTAATATTTTTTTGAAAACGTTTTTTGAGTATTTTTTCCACAATTTTTTTTGCATTTTTAAATTCTCCATATTCATAAAATATATGAAATAACTCTTTTTTTGAACATTCGTTGATAACATTTTGAGCGGAATAAGAAGATTCCTGATTCATTCTCATATCTAAAGTACAATTCCACTGATTTGAAAATCCTCTTGTAGGATTATCTATTTGTAAAGAGGAAAGACCTAAATCAACTAATATTCCTGATACTTTTTCTATATGATTTTGATTCAAAATGTCACGTATGTGAATAAAATTATTGTGAAATAGATGAAAACGTTTATCCTTAATAAAATTTCTTTTTATAGATTCCTTATCCTGATCCAAAGCTATTAAAATTCCCCTTTTATTCAATTTTTTCAGAATAGCATAAGAATGCCCTCCTCCACCAAATGTTGCATCTACATAAATTCCATTTTTATCTGTAATTAAATTTTCTATGCTTTCTTTTAGAAGAACTGGTTCATGATGGTAGTAAAAATGTTGAAACCCCATTTTTTTTTTTTTACAGAAAATCTATTATAGTACGAAATTATATGTTGTATCTATCATTTATCATTGGAATTTTAAAAAAATTTTTTTCAAATGAAATTTAATTTAATTAAAACGGATCGTTTTTCTAAAGCCAGAGCTGGGATTCTAAAAACAGATCATGGAAAAATAGAAACTCCTATTTTTATGCCAGTTGCTTCAAAAGGCTATGTTAAAAGTGTACCAATACATGAAATACATAAAATCTCAAAAATAATTCTTGGAAATACTTATCACTTATATTTGAAACCCGGTATTGAAGTATTCCATAAAGCCGGAGGGATTCACTCTTTTATGAATTGGAACGAATCTATATTAACGGATAGTGGAGGTTTTCAAGTTTTCTCTATGAGAAAATTAAATAAAATCACAGAAAATGGAGTAGTATTTAAATCTATTATAAATGGATCCTATCATTTTTTTTCTCCAGAAAAATCTATGGAAATTCAACGTTTTATTGGCGGAGATATTATTATGGCTTTCGACGATTGCCCTCCTTTTCCTTGTAGTTATCAAGAAGCTAAAAAATCTATAAAAAAAACGCATATTTGGTTAAAAAAATGTTGTTCCTATTTACAAAATCATCCAGAAATATATAATTACAAACAAAGTTTTTTTCCTATTCTTCAAGGAAGTATTTATCCCGATTTAAGAAAAAATTCTGCAAAAGAAATTTCCTTGTTAGAAACTGAAGGTTATGCAATCGGTGGATTAAGTTTAGGAGAAGAAAAAGAACAAACACAGAATATCATTGATTTGGTTACAGATATTTTACCTAAAGAAAAACCGAGATATTTAATGGGAGTAGGAAATCCTGTAGATATTTTGGAAGGGATATCTCTTGGAATAGATATGTTTGATTGTGTTATTCCTACAAGGAATGGACGTCACGGAATGTTATTTACATGGAAAGGAATCATGAATATGAAAAATAAAAAATGGGAAAAAGATTTTTCCTGTTTAGATGAATTTGGAAATTCTTATGTAGATCAATCGTATAGCAAATCTTATGTAAGACACCTTTTTTTATCCAGAGATAATTTAGCAAAAGAAATTGCCTCTATACATAATCTATCTTTTTACTCTGATTTAATTCAACAAGCAAGAGTTCATATCATGAATAATCAATTTTTTTCTTGGAAAGAATCGGTAATTCCTTTGTTAAAAAAACGTTTATGAAAATTCTTGATCGTTACATTATTCGTAATCTTTTGATAACTTTTATATTTATTACTGTTTCTCTACAATTGTTATCTGTCGTGATAGACATTTCTCAACGAATGCATCGTTTGGAAAATAATCAAGGATCAATTAAAAAAGCTTTAATTTTT is a window encoding:
- a CDS encoding UDP-N-acetylmuramoyl-L-alanyl-D-glutamate--2,6-diaminopimelate ligase → MKKRLKDILKKVDVLKIVGKNTSKLIERISMYSKIIQKNMIFVAKKGKTTDGHEFITNAIQNGAHTIVCEKIPSSIHKKITYVLVPDSMNALGIISSNFYDHPTKKIKLIGITGTNGKTSVATILHQLFSKMGEKNILISTMGIQILSKKYPTTHTTPNIIEINKYLNLSIRKGCKYAFMEVSSHGIHQKRIAGLLFQGGVFTNITHDHLDYHESFDHYLSTKKFFFENLSKKAFALINSDDENSYKIIKDILSKTYFYGLKKNANFKIQILKESIHGSQLLIDGHKIFTKLIGTFNVYNLLAGYATAILLGKKKDNILKKIKNIKPIRGRFEQFISNSGIRVIVDYAHNPDGLKTVLNTLKKIKNDDGKLICVIGCGGNRDIKKRSLMGKIVYETCDVSIFTSDNPREEDREKILVDMKNFKSSIYKDKESILTFVNRKKAIETAIQIAKKKDIILIAGKGHETYQEIKGIRFPFNDMKIAQYLLKTYDQLRCCVKSEMK
- a CDS encoding penicillin-binding protein translates to MKRKRYILLYKSYLIGFLFIFIAALIIFNLFYIQNYSERYKKSVIEKTIRTNLIKAKRGNIYASDSSILAMSVIRYDIHIDFRSISEKLFQENIYSLCNSLESLFKKPKFFSIKNFSMKKKGNRYFLLAKNLDYPHFKILRNLPIFNKGQIKGGFIVEKKICRIHTLENIGKRTLGYDDHRGKVGLEGAFSKYLKGKDGKRLEQRISSKIWKPLKSGNEIDPEDGKDVYSTIDIYLQDIAYHALLQELSISKADHGCVILMDVKSGEIPAMINLEKTKKNTYEDLRNFAVWEGSEPGSTFKTMAILAALEDKKIDLDMIVNIKGGVMKLRGKKIRDSHYNGYAEMNPKQILELSSNVGIAKIIYENYKKNPEQFIGHLCKWKLDRKIGIEIPGESMPFIPKPGKKNWSSITLPWMTFGYNIKLTPLQILTFYNAIANQGKMIKPLFIREIKHHGKSIKKYTKPIIMNPSIAEKSSLIKIQNMLEGVVKNGTAKKYYNPEYPYAGKTGTTQLNYWIKGKPLSYNSSFVGYFPAKNPKYSCIVVISKPEKGYYGIEVAVPVFDKIAKSIYPKIEKKTFCKKKENQENLLKKIKESKNFFVEKWIMPNVISTPGKEIIPILENRGFHIQYQGIGKVVHQSIQPGNKLKRNQIIFLKLEE
- a CDS encoding FtsL-like putative cell division protein produces the protein MKTNIKDILKGKFLVKEDAYRSWNFIVFLTVLSLISITSSHMMDRKIRKITQISEEIKELKSEYADVHSKCMKMQLASFLRKKLVHVNGLKHLEVPPYELILED
- the rsmH gene encoding 16S rRNA (cytosine(1402)-N(4))-methyltransferase RsmH encodes the protein MGFQHFYYHHEPVLLKESIENLITDKNGIYVDATFGGGGHSYAILKKLNKRGILIALDQDKESIKRNFIKDKRFHLFHNNFIHIRDILNQNHIEKVSGILVDLGLSSLQIDNPTRGFSNQWNCTLDMRMNQESSYSAQNVINECSKKELFHIFYEYGEFKNAKKIVEKILKKRFQKNITNTLDLSNLFFIHGSFKKRKRFLARLFQSIRIEVNNEINILKDFLLESSKIILPGGRIAVISYHSIEDRITKYFLKEEFLIKKMNFKTLPFRMIHKKVIKPSFQEIIRNPRSRSARLRIAEKV
- the tgt gene encoding tRNA guanosine(34) transglycosylase Tgt, producing MKFNLIKTDRFSKARAGILKTDHGKIETPIFMPVASKGYVKSVPIHEIHKISKIILGNTYHLYLKPGIEVFHKAGGIHSFMNWNESILTDSGGFQVFSMRKLNKITENGVVFKSIINGSYHFFSPEKSMEIQRFIGGDIIMAFDDCPPFPCSYQEAKKSIKKTHIWLKKCCSYLQNHPEIYNYKQSFFPILQGSIYPDLRKNSAKEISLLETEGYAIGGLSLGEEKEQTQNIIDLVTDILPKEKPRYLMGVGNPVDILEGISLGIDMFDCVIPTRNGRHGMLFTWKGIMNMKNKKWEKDFSCLDEFGNSYVDQSYSKSYVRHLFLSRDNLAKEIASIHNLSFYSDLIQQARVHIMNNQFFSWKESVIPLLKKRL